TCGCCTACGACACCGGTGCCCGGAACGTCCTGCGGCAGACCGTGCAGACGCTGACGCACGTGCCGCGCGGCGGCGGGCGGCCGGTCCCCGAGGCCGCCTCCCGCTGCGAGTTCACCGACTCCCGGAGCGAGGGCTACCGCTGCGTCCTCCGCGACGGACTCACCTTCGCCGGGGGCAGGCCCGTCACCGCCGAGGACGTCACCTTCTCCATCGAGCGCGTGCCGGACATCACGTCCGACAGCGGAACGGCCGCGCTGCTCTCCACCGTCGACACCGTCGAGGCCAGGAGTGAGAAGGAGATCGTCTTCCATCTCAGCGCGCCGGACGCGGCCTTCCCCTACGAGCTCTCCACGCCGGTCGCCGGCATCCTCAGCCGCGACGCCTGCGAAGTGGACAGGCTGCGCGAGGGCTTCCAGGTCGACGGCTCCGGCCCGTACACGATGGCGGCCGAGACCGACGGCGGCAGGCTCGTCCGGGCCGTCTTCACCGAGAACGAGGCCGGCGTCGCCACCCCGGTGAAGCTCACCCTCCACCACACCACCGACCACTACGGCTCCGGCACGGCGAAGGAGTTCGCGGCCCTGCGCGACCAGCTCAACGCCACGGACCTGTTCAGCATGGCGGTCAAGGGCGCGGAGTGGCCCGAGTACCGTCCCGCTCAGAAGCGAGGCGACTGCGCCGTCTACGGCCTGGGCTGGTTCCTCGACTTCCCGGACCCGGACGACTACCTCGCCCCGCTCCTGGACGAGGACGACTTCCTCAACACCCCCTATGTGAGCGCCGCCGCGCGCAATCAGCTCATCCCTGAGTCCCGCCGCAAGGCTGACCGCAGTGCCGCCGCCCTCCCCTTCGCCAGGTTCCGGGACATCGTCGCCACCGATGTCCCGGTGCTGCCGCTGTGGCAGGGCAAGCGGTACGTCGCCGCCCGGTCGGACGTCAACGGAGTCGAGTGGACGCTGAACGCCTCCTCCGACCTCCAGTTGCGGGAACTCGAGCGCGGCACCGCCTGACCCTTCATGACCCGGTCGCGAAGGGCGCGGCCGGAAACGAGAGCAAGAGGCAAGGTTCTGTGAAGGCACGATTCAAGCGCACGACGGCGCCGCTGGCCGCGGGGCTGTCCGCCGTACTGCTGGCGGGCTGCGGCTCGGAGCACGGCGACGGGTCCGACGGCGAAGGCGTCCGCGTCGCCGTCGGCATCTCCGACGACGTCCTCGCCACGGACCCCGCGGACGGTTACGACCCCGGCTCCTGGCTGCTGTTCAACAACGTCTTCCAGTCCCTGATGGCCTTCCCGAAGGGCAGCTCCACCCCGCAGCCGGAGGCCGCCGAGGAGTGCGGCTTCGAGAGCGGCAGCACGGTCTACCGCTGCACGCTCCGCGAGGGCCTCAAGTTCAGCAACGGCAACGACCTGACCTCGAAGGACGTGAAGTTCTCCTTCGAGCGCGCGCTGAAGATCGCCAGCGACTCCGGTCCCGGCCCGCTGCTCTCGACCATCGACGGCATCGAGACGCCCGACGAGCGCACCGTCGTCTTCAAGCTGAAGGTCCCCGACGCCACCTTCCCGAGCAAGATCGCCTCCGGTGCGGGCTCGATCGTGGACCACCGCGAGTACGAGGCGGGCTCCCTGCGGACGGACGGCAAGGCGGTCGGCTCCGGCCCGTACAAGCTCGACTCCTTCAGCGACGAGGAGGCCGTCTTCTCGGTCAACCCCGAGTACAAGGGCAACGCCGAGGTCCGGAACACCGGCGTCACCCTGACGTTCTTCCGGGGCGACCAGAAGGGCCTCGGCTCGGCCCTGAAGCAGGGCGACGTCGACGTGGCCTACCGCGGCCTCACCGCCCAGGACATCGACGGCCTCCAGGCCTCAGTGGAGGCGGGCAAGCAGGGCATCGCGGTCGTCGAGGGCAACAGCGCCGAGGTCCAGCACCTGGTCTTCAACATAAACCACCCGGTCACCGGCAAGCTCGCCGTGCGCCAGGCCTTCGCCTACCTCGTCGACCGGGACGCCCTCGTCCGCGACGTCTACAAGGGCACCGCCGAGCCGCTGCACTCGATCGTCCCGGCCGGCATCGCCGGTCACAACACCGCCTTCTTCGACCGCTACGGGGGCCACCCGCAGCCGGACAAGGCCCGCAAGGCCCTGCGCGACGCGGGCATCGACGAGAAGGTGAAACTCACCCTCTGGTCCACCCCGAGCCGTTACGGCCCGGCCACCGACCTGGAGATGGCCGCGATCGCGCAGCAGCTCAACAAGAGCGGTCTGTTCCAGGCGGACGTCAAGTCGGTCGAGTTCGAGAAGTACGAGAAGGACGTCCAGGCCGGCAAGTACGGCGTCTACGTCAAGGGCTGGGTCCCCGACTACCCGGATGCCGACAACTTCACCCAGCCGTTCTTCGGCGACGGCAACGTCCTCGGCAACAACTACGAGAACACGCAGATCACCGGCAAGATCATCCCGGAGACCGCGGCCGTGGCGGACCGGGCCTCCACCGGTGACAAGTTCGCCCAGCTGCAGAACATCGTCGCCGACGAACTGCCGATCCTCCCGCTGTGGCAGGGCAAGCAGTACGCCGTCTACAACGGCAACATCACCGGCCTGGAGTGGACGCTCGACGCCTCCACGGTCTTCCGCTTCTGGGAGATCAAGAAGGGCTGACACCCGTCCCACGGCCGGCCCCGGTCCGGCGTACGCGGAGGACCCCGGTGGCCGACGGCCACCGGGGTCCTCCGCGGGTGCGGCAGCGGCGGCCGGCCTACACGGAGGCGCGGCCGCCGTGGACCCCTCACGGCTCACCACCGGACGCCCGGCCGATTCCCGCGGCCGGGGGCGCCGCCGCCCCGCCGGGTCCCGCCGTTCACCGGGTACCGCAGGCCGCCGCCCGCGCCGGTCACTGCGCTCCCGGCCGCACCAGTCCGCTCTCGTAGGCGTACACCGCCGCCTGGACCCGGTCGCGCAGGCCCAGCTTCGTCAGGACGTGGCCCACGTGCGTCTTCACCGTCGTCTCGCTGACGAAGAGGTCCGCCGCGATCTCGGCGTTCGACAGCCCCCGGGCCACCAGCTTCAGGACCTCGACCTCGCGCTCGGTCAGGGTGTGCAGTGTGTTCGGCGCCGGTTCCTCGCCCGACGGCAGATGCCCCGCGTACTTGTCGAGCAGCCGCCGCGTGATGCTCGGCGCCAGCATCGCCTCGCCGGCCGCGACCACCCGGATCGCCTGCACCAGCTCGTTCGCCGGGGCGTCCTTCAGCAGGAAGCCGCTCGCACCCGCCCGCAGCGCCTCGACGACGTACTCGTCGAGGTCGAACGTGGTCAGCACCAGCACCTTCGCCGGGCCGTCCCGCTCGGGGCCGGTGATCTGGCGGGTCGCCTCGACGCCGTCCATCCGCGGCATCCGGATGTCCATCAGCACCACGTCGGGTTGCAGCGCCCGCACCTGGTCCAGGGCCTGCAGGCCGTCCCCGGCCTCACCGACCACGGCGATGTCCTGCTCGGCCTCCAGGATCATCCGGAAGCCCGTGCGCAGAAGCGGTTGGTCGTCGACGAGTAGGACGCGGATAGCCACGGAATCTCCTCAGGAATACGGGACCGCCCCATTCTGCCCTGCCCGCCGGAGGCCGACCTCGCCGGGCGACCCCGCCCCGGGGCACCGGGCGCGCCGTGCGTCAGCCCGCCGGGACCACGGGCAGCGGGTACACCGGCGGTGTTCCGCCGAACTCCGGGCACCGGGCCCGGTGGTCGCACCAGCCGCAGAGCCTGGTCGGACGCGGCCGCCAGTCGCCCGTCTCCGTGGCCCGCATGATCGCGTCCCACAGGGCCAGCAGCTTGCGCTCCACCCGCTCCAGATCCGCCGGGACCGGGTCGTACGTGAGCACCTCCCCGCTGCCCAGGTACACCAGCTGCAGCCGCCGCGGCACCACGCCCTTCAGCCGCCAGACCACCAGGGCGTAGAACTTCATCTGGAACAGCGCGCCCTCGCTGTACTCGGGGCGGGGCGCCTTGCCCGTCTTGTAGTCGACGATCCGCACCTCGCCCGTGGGCGCCACGTCCACCCGGTCGATCACCCCGCGCAGCCGCAGCCCCGACTCCAGCTCCGTCTCCACGAACAGCTCGCGCTCGGCCGGCTCCAGCCGCGTCGGGTCCTCCAGCGAGAACCAGCGCTCGACCAGCGCCTCCGCCTCGGACATCCAGCGCGCCAGCCGCTCGCCGTCCTCGTCCTGGGCGAACAGCTCGCCCAGCTCCGGCCGCGACTCCAGCAGCCTGTCCCACTGACCGGGGACGAGCGCCTTCGCACGCGGCGGCGTGCGCTCCACGGCCGGCGCGTCGAAGAGCCGTTCCAGGACCGCGTGCACCAGCGTGCCCCTGGTGGCCGCCTCGCTCGGCTTCTCCGGCAGCCGGTCGATCACCCGGAAGCGGTAGAGCAGCGGGCACTGCATGAAGTCGCTCGCCCGGGAGGGCGACAGCGACATCGGCGGCCGTCCCTCCGGCGGGGAGACGGGAGAACCCTCCGGCGGGACCGGATGCCCGTCGGCCGCGCCGGACTCGACCACCGGAAGGGGCTGCGGCGGCACCGCGGCGGCGGGCGGCGGCACCCCGGCCGAGGCCTCCGCGGCGGGCGGCGGCACCTCCACGGGGTGCGGCGGGCCTTCCGGAACGGGCGGCTGACTCGTACTCATGACTCAGACCCTACGGCCCGCCACCGACAGCGAGCGGCATACCATCGACGTCAGACCCTCTCGCACTGCATGATCGAGCGAGCCCCGCCTCGCGACGAAGGGAACCCGTGAAGAAGGACGAGGAGAGCGGCGAGCGTACGCGCGCGCGGTCCGGCACGGGGGAAGCGGACCCCGGCGGCGGACACGACCGCTCCGCGGAGCCCGGCGGCGGCATCCTCATGGGCCGCCCCTTCGGCGTGCCCGTGTACGTCGCCCCCAGCTGGTTCGTGGTCGCGGCCCTCATCACCTGGGTCTTCGGCGGCCAGCTGGACCGGGTCCTGCCGGAGCTCGGTGGCGCCCGCTATCTCGTGTCGCTGTTCTTCGCGGTGGCCTTCTACGCGTCCGTGCTGGTCCACGAACTGGCCCACACCGTCGTGGCGCTGCGCTACAAGCTGCCCGTGCGGCGGATCCAGCTCCAGTTCTTCGGGGGAGTCTCGGAGATCGAGAAGGAGTCGGAGACCCCGGGCCGGGAGTTCGTCCTCGCCTTCGTCGGGCCGTTGCTGTCGCTCGTCCTCGCCGCCGTCTTCTACGCCGGCATGCAGGCAGTCGAGCCCGGTACGGTACCGGGCGTGCTGCTGGCGGGGCTGATGATCTCCAACCTCATCGTCGCCGCCTTCAACCTTCTCCCCGGACTGCCGCTGGACGGCGGCCGGATGCTGCGCGCGGTCGTCTGGAAGATCACGGGCAGGGCGATGAGCGGGACCGTCGCCGCCGCCTGGGTCGGCCGCGCCCTCGCCGTCGCCGTACTGATCGGACTGCCCCTCCTCACCCACACCGGCGCCCTCGGCAACCCCACCGAGGACATCGGCGGCATGGAGACCGTCACC
The genomic region above belongs to Streptomyces marianii and contains:
- a CDS encoding RecB family exonuclease; this encodes MSLSPSRASDFMQCPLLYRFRVIDRLPEKPSEAATRGTLVHAVLERLFDAPAVERTPPRAKALVPGQWDRLLESRPELGELFAQDEDGERLARWMSEAEALVERWFSLEDPTRLEPAERELFVETELESGLRLRGVIDRVDVAPTGEVRIVDYKTGKAPRPEYSEGALFQMKFYALVVWRLKGVVPRRLQLVYLGSGEVLTYDPVPADLERVERKLLALWDAIMRATETGDWRPRPTRLCGWCDHRARCPEFGGTPPVYPLPVVPAG
- a CDS encoding response regulator; this encodes MAIRVLLVDDQPLLRTGFRMILEAEQDIAVVGEAGDGLQALDQVRALQPDVVLMDIRMPRMDGVEATRQITGPERDGPAKVLVLTTFDLDEYVVEALRAGASGFLLKDAPANELVQAIRVVAAGEAMLAPSITRRLLDKYAGHLPSGEEPAPNTLHTLTEREVEVLKLVARGLSNAEIAADLFVSETTVKTHVGHVLTKLGLRDRVQAAVYAYESGLVRPGAQ
- a CDS encoding ABC transporter substrate-binding protein, with translation MKARFKRTTAPLAAGLSAVLLAGCGSEHGDGSDGEGVRVAVGISDDVLATDPADGYDPGSWLLFNNVFQSLMAFPKGSSTPQPEAAEECGFESGSTVYRCTLREGLKFSNGNDLTSKDVKFSFERALKIASDSGPGPLLSTIDGIETPDERTVVFKLKVPDATFPSKIASGAGSIVDHREYEAGSLRTDGKAVGSGPYKLDSFSDEEAVFSVNPEYKGNAEVRNTGVTLTFFRGDQKGLGSALKQGDVDVAYRGLTAQDIDGLQASVEAGKQGIAVVEGNSAEVQHLVFNINHPVTGKLAVRQAFAYLVDRDALVRDVYKGTAEPLHSIVPAGIAGHNTAFFDRYGGHPQPDKARKALRDAGIDEKVKLTLWSTPSRYGPATDLEMAAIAQQLNKSGLFQADVKSVEFEKYEKDVQAGKYGVYVKGWVPDYPDADNFTQPFFGDGNVLGNNYENTQITGKIIPETAAVADRASTGDKFAQLQNIVADELPILPLWQGKQYAVYNGNITGLEWTLDASTVFRFWEIKKG
- a CDS encoding ABC transporter substrate-binding protein; the protein is MNRKTLALPALMGLLAPVLAACGTTPGARDGGSATVVGTTDRFVVDSGTPAPFDPAFAYDTGARNVLRQTVQTLTHVPRGGGRPVPEAASRCEFTDSRSEGYRCVLRDGLTFAGGRPVTAEDVTFSIERVPDITSDSGTAALLSTVDTVEARSEKEIVFHLSAPDAAFPYELSTPVAGILSRDACEVDRLREGFQVDGSGPYTMAAETDGGRLVRAVFTENEAGVATPVKLTLHHTTDHYGSGTAKEFAALRDQLNATDLFSMAVKGAEWPEYRPAQKRGDCAVYGLGWFLDFPDPDDYLAPLLDEDDFLNTPYVSAAARNQLIPESRRKADRSAAALPFARFRDIVATDVPVLPLWQGKRYVAARSDVNGVEWTLNASSDLQLRELERGTA
- a CDS encoding site-2 protease family protein, which produces MKKDEESGERTRARSGTGEADPGGGHDRSAEPGGGILMGRPFGVPVYVAPSWFVVAALITWVFGGQLDRVLPELGGARYLVSLFFAVAFYASVLVHELAHTVVALRYKLPVRRIQLQFFGGVSEIEKESETPGREFVLAFVGPLLSLVLAAVFYAGMQAVEPGTVPGVLLAGLMISNLIVAAFNLLPGLPLDGGRMLRAVVWKITGRAMSGTVAAAWVGRALAVAVLIGLPLLTHTGALGNPTEDIGGMETVTDALLAAILAAIIWTGAGNSLRMARLREHLPELRARALTRRAVPVGSDTPLSEALRRANEAGARALVVVDGHGDPTALVREAAIVGVPEHRRPWVAVGGLAQDLTDGMKVPAELAGEALLDRLRANPATEYLVVEENGEIYGVLSTADVERAFVAAMARPGS